The following proteins come from a genomic window of Acidobacteriota bacterium:
- a CDS encoding dehydrogenase, with product MSKHYDVIIIGTGAGGGTLAYRLAPSGKSILLIERGDYVPREKENWSTRAINIEARYNTKEVWKDRDGKPLHPHTNYYVGGNTKFYGSALFRLREADFGELAHFDGISPAWPIAYDELESYYTEAERLYQVHGERGVDPTDPWASAGYPYPAISHEPRIQKLHNELEKLGHKPFHVPLGIMLNEQNRRESPCIRCSTCDGHPCLIYAKSDAQVICVDPALKYPNVELITNAQVMKLQTSASGRDVTHVNFTREGVPEEYSADLVVVSCGAINSAALLLRSANGRHPNGLANGSDVVGRHYMGHVNSVVMAISPERNDSVFQKTLALNDFYFANETWQYPMGHISFVGKLDADTLSAGGPPFVPGMTLDIMAKHSLDFWLTSEDLPDPNNRVALDREGNIVLSYVPNNLEGHKRLVAKLKSLIREIDGHDHVFALDKFIGQRIPLAGVAHQNGTVRFGNDPRSSALDRNCKAHELDNLYVVDASFFPSCGAVNPALTIMANALRVGDHLLERMAAKATAIPELAAVKEHA from the coding sequence ATGAGCAAACACTACGACGTGATCATCATCGGAACCGGAGCCGGTGGCGGAACGCTGGCATATCGATTAGCTCCTTCTGGCAAGAGCATCCTTCTGATCGAACGGGGAGATTATGTGCCGCGCGAGAAAGAAAACTGGAGCACGCGCGCCATCAACATTGAAGCTCGCTACAACACCAAAGAAGTTTGGAAGGACCGTGATGGAAAGCCACTTCACCCGCACACGAACTACTACGTTGGCGGAAACACGAAGTTTTACGGTTCGGCACTGTTCAGACTGCGAGAAGCAGACTTCGGAGAGCTCGCTCATTTTGATGGAATCTCGCCAGCGTGGCCGATCGCCTATGACGAGCTAGAGTCTTATTACACCGAAGCAGAGCGTCTCTACCAGGTGCATGGTGAACGCGGTGTAGATCCTACGGATCCGTGGGCAAGTGCTGGTTATCCCTATCCAGCGATCAGCCACGAGCCGCGCATTCAGAAATTGCACAATGAGCTGGAGAAGCTTGGACACAAGCCGTTCCACGTTCCGCTCGGCATCATGCTCAACGAGCAGAACCGGCGCGAGAGCCCATGCATTCGCTGCTCGACGTGCGATGGACACCCATGCCTGATCTATGCCAAGTCTGACGCTCAGGTGATCTGTGTCGATCCCGCATTGAAATATCCCAATGTGGAACTCATTACGAATGCTCAAGTAATGAAGCTGCAGACCAGCGCCTCCGGTCGTGATGTCACGCATGTAAATTTCACGCGCGAGGGAGTTCCGGAAGAGTACTCGGCAGATCTCGTGGTCGTCTCGTGCGGAGCCATTAATTCGGCCGCGCTTCTCTTGCGCTCAGCCAATGGCCGGCATCCGAACGGTCTAGCCAACGGCTCTGATGTCGTCGGACGCCATTACATGGGACATGTCAACTCGGTTGTGATGGCGATCTCGCCTGAGCGGAACGATTCTGTCTTCCAAAAGACGCTCGCGCTCAACGACTTCTATTTTGCCAACGAGACTTGGCAGTATCCGATGGGACACATTTCATTCGTCGGGAAACTCGATGCCGATACGCTGTCGGCTGGGGGTCCTCCATTTGTGCCCGGCATGACGCTCGACATTATGGCCAAGCACTCGCTTGATTTTTGGCTGACCTCCGAAGATCTGCCTGACCCGAATAATCGCGTGGCGTTGGATCGCGAGGGCAACATCGTGCTTTCCTATGTCCCAAATAATCTGGAAGGACACAAGAGACTTGTCGCGAAGCTCAAGAGCCTGATTCGCGAGATCGATGGACACGACCATGTGTTTGCACTGGATAAGTTCATCGGGCAACGAATTCCCCTGGCCGGCGTTGCCCACCAAAACGGAACAGTGCGCTTTGGCAACGATCCTCGAAGCTCCGCGCTCGATCGGAACTGCAAAGCCCACGAACTCGACAACCTGTACGTAGTCGACGCGAGTTTCTTTCCCTCCTGCGGAGCTGTGAACCCTGCACTCACGATCATGGCCAACGCACTTCGCGTTGGAGATCACTTGCTCGAAAGAATGGCAGCCAAAGCTACCGCGATTCCCGAACTGGCGGCAGTGAAGGAGCACGCATGA
- a CDS encoding glyoxalase encodes MKVAGHSSAHRVSLVMLALLLLVGIAAHAQEKASSPVQAVDAIEITVSDMDRAVDFYSRVLDFKKISDLELIGESYEHLEGVFGLRIRAVRMQLGQEQIELEEFLVPKGVAIPQDSRSNDRWFQHIAIIVSDMDAAFNWLRHNKVEFASSGPQLLPEWNKNAAGIRAFYFKDPDGHPLELLQVPPDKGDPKWHRSSGHLFLGIDHTAIVVSDTEASLRFYRDLLGMRVAGESENYGTEQEHLNNVFGARLRITALRACAGPGIELLEYLAPRDGRPFPSNERANDLVRRETELVNNDLSSTFKALLAAHSTFISPGLVSLSPDLGYMQALAVRDPDGHVIRIHNGTPVVSAKTGANVQNAQMENRR; translated from the coding sequence ATGAAAGTCGCAGGTCATTCGTCGGCGCATCGGGTTTCTCTCGTAATGTTGGCGCTGCTTCTCCTTGTAGGCATTGCCGCACACGCACAAGAGAAGGCATCCTCGCCCGTTCAGGCCGTGGATGCAATCGAGATCACAGTTTCGGACATGGATCGCGCTGTCGACTTCTACTCCCGTGTGCTCGACTTCAAGAAAATTTCCGATCTGGAGCTGATAGGCGAGTCTTACGAGCATCTGGAGGGAGTGTTTGGACTGCGCATCCGCGCTGTCCGCATGCAGTTGGGCCAAGAACAGATTGAGCTCGAAGAGTTCTTAGTTCCCAAAGGAGTGGCAATCCCTCAGGATTCACGCAGCAATGATCGATGGTTTCAACACATCGCGATCATCGTCAGCGACATGGATGCTGCCTTTAACTGGCTGCGGCACAACAAAGTCGAGTTTGCGTCGTCCGGTCCGCAACTTCTGCCTGAGTGGAACAAGAACGCCGCCGGCATCCGCGCTTTCTACTTCAAAGATCCGGACGGACATCCGTTGGAGCTCCTGCAAGTCCCGCCAGACAAGGGCGATCCGAAGTGGCACCGCAGTAGTGGACACCTGTTTCTCGGGATCGATCACACGGCAATTGTGGTGAGCGACACCGAAGCAAGCCTGCGCTTCTATCGTGACTTGTTGGGCATGCGCGTTGCGGGCGAAAGCGAAAATTACGGCACGGAGCAAGAGCATTTGAATAATGTCTTCGGAGCACGGTTACGGATTACGGCTCTGCGCGCCTGTGCCGGACCTGGAATCGAGTTGCTCGAGTACCTGGCACCTCGGGACGGTCGTCCATTTCCCTCCAATGAACGGGCCAACGACCTCGTGCGACGTGAAACTGAGCTTGTCAACAACGATCTGTCCTCGACGTTCAAGGCACTTCTGGCGGCACATTCAACGTTCATCTCTCCCGGCCTAGTCTCGCTGTCGCCAGATCTCGGCTATATGCAGGCCCTTGCAGTGCGGGATCCAGACGGACATGTAATCAGAATCCATAATGGCACTCCTGTCGTGAGCGCGAAGACCGGAGCGAATGTACAGAACGCGCAAATGGAGAACCGACGATGA
- a CDS encoding glucosidase translates to MTAEELRLKQSRERVAHWKRWGPYLSERAWGTVREDYSPYGNAWEYLPHDHARSRAYRWNEDGIAGICDRHQKICFALALWNERDPILKERIFGLTGSEGNHGEDVKEYYFYLDSTPTHSYMKYLYKYPHAAFPYAELVDRNRQRGKDEPEFELLDTGIFDEDRYFDVVVEYAKSTPDDILVRITVSNRGPEAARIRLLPTIWFRNCWSWDGNSAKPRLKQVLPEAGHGVIHLSEPQCGERWLYLQHGPEILFTENETNAKRLFGIENSSRYVKDGINDFVVHRDRSAVNPENAGTKAAGHYQLEVGAGQTISIKLRLTDRAFSGKTDPFDADFDQIFLWREQEADEFYEQVIPDDLSLDGKNVMRQSIAGLLWSKQFYHYTTREWLHGDPAQPAPPRERLKGRNSDWGHLYNADVMSMPDKWEYPWYAAWDLAFHCVPLALVDSDFAKEQLVLLLREWYMHPNGQLPAYEWAFGDVNPPVHAWAAWRVYKIEKKRRGVGDIRFLEKVFHKLMLNFTWWVNRKDAEGMNIFQGGFLGLDNIGVFDRSAPLPTGGYIEQSDGTSWMAMYTLNLLAIAVELACHNPAYEDVASKFWEHFLYIARAMNHRGEDGHSLWNEEDGFFYDVLHLPDGQRMPLKVRSMVGLIPLFAAETLEPEVLEKLKGFRTRLEWFVENRGDLTGNVACMRTCGMGERRLLSIAGREQLRRVLQVMLDENEFLSPYGIRALSKFHDRNPYVLNVGGVEHRVDYQPGESRTGLFGGNSNWRGPIWFPVNYLLIESLQKYHHYLGDDFTVEFPTGSGNFLTLAEVAAELSRRLSRIFLQDAQGRRPVFGEISKFQNDPHWRDLVLFHEYFHGDTGQGVGANHQTGWTGLVAKLLQQSGEGHEEQDAETVLTAVAAGD, encoded by the coding sequence ATGACAGCAGAGGAGCTTCGCCTGAAACAATCGCGAGAACGTGTTGCCCACTGGAAGCGCTGGGGACCTTATCTCAGCGAACGAGCCTGGGGCACAGTGCGCGAAGACTATAGCCCTTACGGGAACGCATGGGAGTATCTGCCGCATGACCACGCGCGTTCACGCGCTTATCGCTGGAACGAAGACGGAATCGCCGGCATCTGCGATCGACACCAGAAGATCTGCTTTGCCCTGGCGCTTTGGAATGAGCGCGATCCGATTCTCAAGGAGCGCATCTTTGGACTGACCGGCAGCGAAGGCAATCACGGAGAGGACGTAAAGGAATACTACTTCTATCTCGACAGCACACCGACCCACTCGTACATGAAGTACCTGTATAAGTATCCGCACGCGGCATTCCCATATGCGGAACTGGTGGATCGTAACCGGCAGCGCGGAAAAGACGAGCCTGAGTTCGAACTGTTGGATACCGGGATATTCGATGAGGACCGATATTTCGATGTGGTTGTCGAGTACGCGAAGAGCACTCCGGATGACATTCTCGTCCGCATAACTGTCAGCAATCGTGGACCAGAGGCGGCGCGTATCCGCTTACTCCCCACAATCTGGTTCCGGAATTGCTGGTCCTGGGATGGGAACAGCGCCAAGCCGCGCCTAAAACAGGTTCTTCCCGAAGCAGGACACGGAGTCATCCATTTGTCGGAGCCGCAATGCGGCGAGCGATGGTTGTACCTGCAGCATGGGCCGGAGATCCTATTCACCGAAAACGAGACCAATGCAAAACGATTATTCGGTATCGAGAACAGCTCCCGATATGTGAAGGATGGCATCAACGACTTTGTCGTCCACCGCGATCGCTCTGCTGTAAATCCGGAAAACGCCGGCACAAAAGCCGCCGGTCACTATCAGCTTGAGGTCGGAGCCGGCCAAACCATCAGCATCAAATTGCGTCTCACCGACCGCGCATTCAGTGGGAAGACTGACCCATTCGATGCAGATTTCGATCAGATCTTCCTGTGGCGAGAGCAGGAGGCTGATGAGTTCTACGAGCAGGTGATCCCGGATGACCTGTCGCTGGATGGAAAGAACGTCATGCGACAGTCGATTGCTGGACTTCTATGGTCCAAACAGTTCTATCACTACACCACACGAGAATGGCTCCACGGAGATCCTGCCCAGCCAGCGCCGCCACGAGAGCGACTCAAAGGCCGCAATTCCGATTGGGGACACCTCTACAACGCAGACGTGATGTCGATGCCTGATAAGTGGGAGTACCCCTGGTATGCGGCTTGGGACCTCGCCTTCCACTGCGTTCCGTTGGCGCTGGTCGATTCAGATTTTGCGAAAGAGCAACTCGTCCTCTTGCTGCGCGAGTGGTACATGCACCCGAACGGACAGCTACCAGCTTATGAATGGGCCTTTGGCGATGTGAATCCGCCGGTGCATGCCTGGGCGGCATGGCGCGTTTACAAAATCGAGAAGAAGCGGCGCGGTGTCGGAGACATTCGCTTTCTCGAAAAAGTGTTTCACAAGTTGATGCTGAACTTCACCTGGTGGGTGAACCGCAAAGACGCGGAGGGCATGAACATCTTCCAAGGCGGCTTTCTTGGGCTCGACAACATCGGTGTATTCGATCGCAGTGCACCGCTTCCGACCGGCGGTTACATCGAGCAATCCGACGGTACGAGCTGGATGGCGATGTACACACTCAATCTGCTTGCGATCGCGGTCGAGCTTGCCTGCCACAACCCGGCTTACGAAGACGTTGCCAGCAAATTCTGGGAACACTTCCTGTACATCGCGCGCGCGATGAACCATCGCGGCGAGGACGGCCACAGCCTTTGGAACGAAGAGGACGGTTTCTTCTATGACGTGCTGCACCTGCCGGATGGACAGCGTATGCCGCTGAAGGTGCGCTCAATGGTGGGACTCATCCCCCTGTTTGCTGCAGAGACGCTGGAGCCCGAAGTTCTGGAAAAGCTGAAGGGCTTCCGAACTCGGTTGGAGTGGTTTGTGGAGAATCGCGGGGATCTCACCGGCAATGTTGCGTGCATGCGTACCTGCGGAATGGGCGAACGACGTTTGTTGTCGATTGCAGGACGCGAACAGCTCCGCCGCGTGCTCCAAGTGATGCTCGATGAAAACGAGTTCCTGTCGCCTTATGGAATCCGTGCGCTCTCGAAATTCCACGATAGAAATCCATACGTGCTCAATGTCGGCGGAGTAGAACACCGCGTCGATTACCAGCCGGGCGAATCCAGAACGGGACTCTTCGGCGGCAATTCCAACTGGCGCGGTCCGATCTGGTTCCCAGTGAATTACCTGCTGATCGAGTCGCTTCAGAAATATCATCATTACCTCGGCGATGACTTCACAGTGGAATTTCCGACTGGTTCGGGGAACTTCCTGACGCTCGCAGAGGTCGCGGCTGAACTATCGCGGCGCCTCAGCAGAATCTTTCTCCAAGATGCACAGGGCCGCCGGCCAGTATTCGGCGAGATATCCAAGTTCCAAAATGATCCGCACTGGCGTGACCTCGTGCTCTTTCACGAATACTTCCATGGAGACACCGGACAGGGTGTCGGGGCCAACCACCAAACCGGCTGGACAGGTCTTGTCGCCAAGCTGCTGCAACAAAGCGGCGAGGGACACGAGGAGCAAGACGCAGAAACCGTTCTGACCGCAGTAGCGGCAGGAGACTAG